DNA sequence from the Bradyrhizobium sp. CIAT3101 genome:
CTGCACGCCGCCCAATCTCCATGCCGAGATGATCGTCGGAGCCATGCAAGCGGGCAAGCACGTCATCTGCGAAAAGCCGTTTGCCGGCTATTTCGGTCGTGACGGCGACAAGCAGCCGATCGGCAAGCACGTGCCGAAGGCACTGATGTATGAGCGCCTCCTGAAGGAGATGGACGCAACGCGTGCCGCGATCGAGCGCACCGGAAAGCTGTTCATGTATGCCGAGGACTGGATCTACGCGCCGGCCGTGACCAAGACCGCGGAGATCCTCAAGGCGACGAAAGACAAGATACTGTTCATGAAGGGCGAGGAGAGCCATTCCGGCTCGCACGCGGCGCACGCCGCGCAATGGGCGATGACCGGTGGCGGCTCGCTGATCCGGATGGGCTGCCATCCGCTCTCGGCCGTGCTCTATCTCAAGCAGGTCGAGGCGAAGGCGCGCGGCGAGACCATCAAGGTCGCCAGCGTCACCGGCGATGTCGGCAATGTCACGGCCGCGCTGAGGCCGGAGGAGCGAACCTACATCAAGGCCAATCCGGTCGATGTCGAGGACTGGGGCACGCTGACGGCGACTTTCTCCGACGGCACCAAGGCCACGGTGTTCTCCGGCGACATGATCATGGGCGGCGTGCGCAACCTGATCGAGACCTACACCAGCGGGGGCTCGCTGTTCGCCAACATCACCCCGAACAATCATCTGATGAGCTACCAGACCTCCGAGGAGAAGCTCGCTTCGGTCTACATCACCGAGAAGGTCGACCGCAAAACCGGCTGGCAATATGTCTGCCTCGAGGAAGAATGGACGCGCGGCTATCTCCAGGAGATCCAGGATTTCATGGAATGCGCGGCCACGGGACGGCAGCCGCTGTCGGATCTCGCGCTGGCCTATGAGACCATCAAGGTGAACTATGCCGGCTATTGGGCGGCGGAAGAGGGACGGCGCGTGGTGCTGTAGGACGCCGCCGCGCGTTCGCCGCCATCGATCTTTCCACCTACCAGGCTCCGACAACCATCATCACGGCAATGGTCAGGCAGGAGAGGCAGGCAATCGACGCAGTATAGAATTCGGGCGTATTCAATGTTGCCTCCTGGAAATGTGCGGCTTTCCAAGATACCGGTGCCGTGGCGTGATTATTCCCTCGCCCGCTTCAAGTCGGCGTCGTGTTGCGGGTCCATCCCATCGGGATCGGTGGGTTCGTCGTCCGGCAGAAATTGTTTTGGATGTTTGCGCGTGAGCAGAAGCTGCTTGCGCATCTCTGCAAGGCGCGCGCGGCAGTACTCCTTGTAGAGCAATTCGAATATGGCGGGCATGGTCACCCCCATCGCTGGAATTCACGATCTGAGACCGTCTGATCCGCGCTGGACGGCTTCGAAAGCCAGTGTTGCCGGTTAAGCCAACCTGAGGCGACTGGCTGATCTGCTTGTACGTAGGAAATGAAGCAGCACTAATTATCCAGATCACATTCTAGAAGATTTTTGTTTCAATAAGACTTCGTTTCACAACCTGTGCGGTTGCCCCGGCGGTCGAAAATCCAACTACAGCGCGAAAGCAATGACCTTTGGATGCAGACGGCGCCGGCTACAACGGCATGAGCGCGGAGCGCGCTCTCTTATCGTCCCCTGGAGGGCAGGACTATCGCATGTGAGAGTGATTTCCCTGCGGCCATCCTTCGAGACGCCCGCTTTGGGCGGGCTCCTCAGGATGAGGACGGAGTGTGCGGCAACTGTCTGGAAGGGCTCGGGTGCCGATTAGCCTCACCCTGAGGAGACCGCGGAGCGGTCGTCTCGAAGGGCGAGGCGCGTGCTCACTTCGTTCCAAAAGACCAGATGCGATTGCCCTGCCTGAAAGGGGAGGCTGGGAGCAAGCCGGCGCGAGCTGTATCTCTACGTCCCGTAGGTCGAGCCCTTCGGTAGCGGAAACACGGGATCCTGGGTGCGGATGTTGGTCGGCCACACCACGGAGATGTGCTCGCCGGCGTTCTGCATCACCACCGGCGTCGAACGTTCATTCTGGCCGGAGAGCGGCGTGCCCGGCGGGAAGAATTTCACGCCGTAGCCCTGGATGGTGCCGCCGGGTGGGATGTCGACATCGAGCGCCGCCTTGCGAATGGCCTCCGGCTCGAAGCTGCCGTACTTTTCCTTCGCCACCGGCAGCACGTTGTTGAGCAGCACCCAGGTCTGATTGAAACCCATCGAGCAGTGCGGCGGCACGTCGGTGGCGCCGGTCTTGGCCTGGTAGCGCGTCACCATGGTCTTGATCAGATCACCCATGCCGGGTGCGAGCTTCGACGGATCGAGCAGCTGCGCCGGCACCGGATCGATGTTGCAGAAATTGTCGATGTCGGCGCCGAAGGTCGTGCGCAGCTTGTCGAGCTGGCTGTAGCCGGCGCCGGCGCCGAACAGCATCTTGAAGCGGAGGCCGCTCTCGCGCGCCTGGCGCAGAAACAGGGTGATGTCGGGGTTGTAGCC
Encoded proteins:
- a CDS encoding Gfo/Idh/MocA family oxidoreductase; its protein translation is MAGIKVGLVGCGFVSELHMYAFRRVYGVDVEVAAVAARGDHVVEFAARHNIPRVYRSFAELIADRALDVIDICTPPNLHAEMIVGAMQAGKHVICEKPFAGYFGRDGDKQPIGKHVPKALMYERLLKEMDATRAAIERTGKLFMYAEDWIYAPAVTKTAEILKATKDKILFMKGEESHSGSHAAHAAQWAMTGGGSLIRMGCHPLSAVLYLKQVEAKARGETIKVASVTGDVGNVTAALRPEERTYIKANPVDVEDWGTLTATFSDGTKATVFSGDMIMGGVRNLIETYTSGGSLFANITPNNHLMSYQTSEEKLASVYITEKVDRKTGWQYVCLEEEWTRGYLQEIQDFMECAATGRQPLSDLALAYETIKVNYAGYWAAEEGRRVVL